A genomic segment from Equus asinus isolate D_3611 breed Donkey chromosome 23, EquAss-T2T_v2, whole genome shotgun sequence encodes:
- the NOL6 gene encoding nucleolar protein 6 gives MGPAPAGAQVRGAAGEPEVMEPALEGTGKKGKKGSSKKRTVAGSPGEGLLQPVKLSRAELYKEPTNEELNRLRETESLFHSSLLRLQVEELLKEVRLSEKKKERIDAFLREVNQRIMRIPSTPETELTDQAWLPAGVQVPLHQVPYAVKGCFRFLPPAQVTVVGSYLLGTCIRPDVNVDVALTMPREILQDKDGLNQRYFRKRALYLAHLAHHLAQDPLFGSVHFSYTNGCHLKPSLLLRPHGKDERLVTVRLHPCPPPDFFRPCRLLPSKNNVRSAWYRGQSPPGNGSPEPPTPHYNTWVLQDTALESHMQLLSTVLGSALGLKDGVALLKIWLRQRELDKGLGGFSGFLVSMLVAFLVSTRKIHTTMSGYQVLRSVLQFLATTDLTVNGISLCLSSDPSLPALADFHQAFPVVFLDSSGRLNLCADVTASTYHQVQHEARLSMVLLDSKADDGFQLLLMTPKPMIRAFDHVLHLHPLSRLQAACHRLKLWPELQDHGGDYVSAALGPLTTLLEQGLGSRLHLLAHSRPPVSEWDISQDPPKHRDSGTLTLGLLLRPEGLTSVLELGPEADQPEAADFRQFWGSRSELRRFQDGAIREAVVWEAASMAQKRLIPHQVVTHLLALHADIQDTCVHYMGGLLDVLMQGLKETSSTGEEALAAAVRCYDDLSRLLWGLEGLPLTVSAVQGAHPVLRYTEVFPPAPIQPAYSFFEHLREQASLLPRPDKPCPAYVEPMTVICHLEGSGQWPQDAEAIRRVRAAFQLRLAELLTQQHGLRCRATATHTDVLKDGFVFRICVAYQREPQILKEMRSPEGMISLRDTPASLCLERATRQLPLLTSALHGLQQQHPAFSGVARLAKRWVRAQLLGEGFTDESLDLVAAALFLHPEPFTPPSSPEVGFLRFLFLVSTFDWKNNPLIVNLNNELTVEEQVEIRSGFLATRLQLPVMVIYTPQDRKSSVWTQDGPSPQILQRLVVLAAEALPVLEKQLMDPRGPGDIRTVFRPPLDIYDVLIRLSPRHIPRHRQAVDSPAASFCRGLLSEPGSLSLMPVLGYDPPQLYLAQLREAFGHLALFFYDQHGGKVIGVLWKPASFQPQPFKASNTKGRMVVSQGEELVLVPNVEAILEDFAILGEGLVQAVEARSERWTV, from the exons ATGGGGCCGGCGCCTGCGGGAGCGCAGGTTCGCGGAGCTGCTGGGGAGCCGGAG GTGATGGAGCCAGCTCTGGAAGGTACAGgcaagaaggggaagaaaggatCCTCAAAGAAGCGTACAGTGGCTGGGTCTCCAGGGGAGGGCCTCCTACAGCCTGTAAAGCTCAGCCGGGCAGAACTGTACAAGGAGCCTACCAATGAGGAGCTGAACCGCCTTCGGGAGACCGAGAGTCTGTTCCACTCCAGCTTGCTTCGTTTACAG GTAGAGGAGCTGCTGAAGGAAGTGAGGCTGTCCGAGAAGAAAAAGGAGCGGATCGATGCTTTCTTACGGGAGGTCAACCAGCGGATCATGAGGATACCCTCAACCCCTGAGACAGAG CTGACTGACCAGGCATGGCTCCCGGCTGGGGTGCAAGTCCCCCTCCACCAAGTGCCCTATGCCGTGAAGGGCTGTTTCCGcttcctgcccccagcccaggtCACTGTTGTGGGCAGCTACCTGCTGGGCACCTGCATCCGGCCGGACGTGAATGTGGATGTGGCACTGACCATGCCCAGG GAGATCCTACAGGACAAAGATGGGCTGAACCAGCGCTACTTCCGCAAGCGTGCCCTCTACCTTGCTCACTTGGCTCACCACCTGGCCCAAGACCCCCTCTTTGGCAGTGTTCACTTCTCCTACACCAATGGCTGCCATCTGAAACCCTCGCTGCTGCTACGGCCACATG GGAAGGATGAGCGCCTGGTCACTGTACGCCTGCATCCATGCCCTCCGCCTGACTTCTTCCGCCCTTGCCGTCTGCTGCCATCCAAGAACAATGTGCGCTCTGCCTGGTACCGAGGGCAGAGTCCTCCAGGGAATG GTAGCCCAGAGCCCCCTACCCCCCACTATAACACATGGGTCCTGCAGGACACAGCCCTTGAGTCCCACATGCAGCTGCTGTCAACCGTGCTGGGCTCAGCCTTGGGGCTGAAGGATGGTGTGGCACTTCTGAAGATCTGGCTGCGGCAGCGGGAACTGGACAAG GGCCTGGGAGGGTTCAGTGGGTTCCTTGTCTCCATGCTGGTTGCCTTCCTTGTGTCCACACGCAAGATCCACACCACCATGAGCGGCTACCAGGTCCTGAGAAGCGTCTTGCAGTTTCTGG CCACCACAGATCTGACGGTCAACGGGATCAGTTTATGTCTCAGCTCAGATCCCTCCTTG ccGGCCCTGGCTGACTTCCACCAGGCCTTCCCTGTCGTCTTCCTGGACTCCTCAGGCCGTCTCAACCTGTGTGCGGATGTCACTGCCTCCACTTACCACCAG GTGCAGCACGAGGCACGGCTGTCTATGGTGTTGCTAGATAGCAAAGCTGACGATGGATTCCAGCTGCTGTTGATGACTCCCAAACCGATGATTCGAGCTTTTGACCATGTCCTACA TCTCCATCCACTGAGTCGCCTGCAGGCTGCATGTCACCGGCTGAAGCTGTGGCCAGAACTGCAGGATCATGGTGGGGACTATGTCTCAGCTGCTTTGGGCCCACTAACCACCCTCCTGGAGCAGGGCCTGGGGTCTCGGCTGCACCTGCTGGCCCACTCTCGGCCACCAGTCTCAGAG TGGGACATCAGCCAGGATCCGCCGAAGCACAGAGACTCTGGGACTCTGACCCTGGGATTGCTCCTCCGGCCTGAGGGGCTGACCAGTGTCCTCGAGCTGGGTCCAGAGGCCGACCAGCCCGAG GCTGCTGACTTCCGCCAGTTCTGGGGATCTCGCTCAGAGCTTCGGCGTTTCCAGGATGGAGCCATTCGGGAAGCTGTGGTCTGGGAGGCAGCCTCTATGGCCCAGAAGCGCCTCATTCCCCACCAGGTGGTCACCCACCTCTTGGCACT CCATGCTGACATCCAAGATACCTGTGTCCACTATATGGGGGGCCTCTTGGACGTGCTGATGCAAGGCCTGAAAGAG ACCTCCAGCACAGGTGAGGAGGCCCTCGCAGCTGCGGTGCGTTGCTATGATGACCTCAGCCGCCTGCTTTGGGGGCTGGAAGGTCTCCCGCTGACTGTGTCTGCTGTGCAGGGAGCTCACCCAGTGCTGCGCTACACTGAG GTGTTCCCACCAGCCCCAATCCAGCCAGCCTACTCCTTCTTTGAGCACCTGCGAGAGCAGGCCTCACTCTTGCCCCGGCCAGACAAGCCCTGTCCAGCCTACGTGGAACCCATGACTG TGATTTGTCACCTAGAGGGCAGTGGTCAGTGGCCACAGGATGCTGAGGCCATACGGCGGGTCCGAGCTGCCTTCCAGCTGCGTCTGGCAGAGCTGCTGACACAACAGCATGGGCTGCGGTGCCGTGCCACAGCCACGCACACTGATGTCCTCAAG GATGGGTTTGTGTTCCGGATTTGTGTGGCCTATCAGCGGGAGCCCCAGATCCTGAAGGAGATGCGGAGCCCCGAGGGGATGATCTCACTGAGGGACACACCCGCCTCCCTCTGCCTTGAGAGGGCCACAAGACAGTTGCCCCTGCTCACCAGTGCCTTGCATGG ACTCCAACAGCAGCACCCAGCCTTCTCGGGTGTGGCTCGGCTGGCCAAGCGGTGGGTGCGCGCCCAGCTTCTAGGTGAGGGGTTCACCGATGAGAGCCTGGACCTGGTGGCTGCTGCCCTTTTCCTGCACCCTGAGCCCTTCACCCCTCCCAG CTCTCCCGAGGTGGGCTTCCTTCGGTTCCTTTTCCTGGTATCCACCTTTGATTGGAAGAACAACCCCCTTATTGTCAACCTCAACAATGAGCTCACTG tggaggagcaggtggagatCCGCAGTGGCTTCCTGGCAACTCGATTACAACTCCCTGTCATGGTCATCTATACCCCCCAGGATCGCAAAAGCTCTGTATGGACGCAGGATGGACCCTCGCCCCAG ATCCTACAGCGGCTCGTGGTCCTGGCAGCCGAGGCCTTGCCTGTCCTAGAGAAACAGCTAATGGATCCCCGGGGGCCTGGGGACATCAGG ACAGTGTTCCGGCCACCCTTGGACATATATGATGTGCTGATCCGCCTGTCTCCCCGCCACATCCCCCGGCACCGCCAGGCTGTGGACTCGCCAGCTGCCTCCTTCTGCCGTGGCCTGCTCAGTGAGCCAGGGTCCTTATCCCTGATGCCCGTGCTGGGCTACGATCCTCCTCAGCTCTATCTGGCACAGCTCAGG GAGGCCTTTGGGCACCTGGCCCTTTTCTTCTATGACCAGCATGGCGGAAAGGTGATCGGTGTCCTCTGGAAGCCTGCCAGCTTCCAGCCTCAGCCTTTCAAG GCCTCCAACACAAAGGGTCGCATGGTGGTGTCTCAAGGTGAGGAGCTGGTGCTGGTGCCCAATGTAGAAGCCATCCTGGAGGACTTTGCCATCCTGGGTGAAGGCCTGGTGCAGGCTGTGGAGGCCCGAAGTGAGCGGTGGACTGTGTGA